In one window of Eggerthella guodeyinii DNA:
- a CDS encoding YgiQ family radical SAM protein — METAFLPVTREEMLERGWDRVDFAFVSGDAYVDHPSFGMAIITRLLEANGYKVGVIAQPDWNDPQSIAVFGEPRLGFFVSSGNMDSMVNHYTVAKKRRRSDAYSPGGEAGKRPNHAAVVYGNLIRRTYKKTPLILGGIEASLRRLAHYDYWSDKLKRSILLDSGADLVSYGMGEHSVIEIADALNAGLAIEDLTFIDGTVFRASSLEHVYDAETLPSFPALQADKLDYARSFAVQYRNSDPFTGKRLVEPYSDHEFVVQNPPAAPLTESEMDAVYRLPYARTYHPMYEQAGGVPAISEVKFSLTSNRGCFGECSFCALTFHQGRIVQVRSHDSLVEEAQAIIGEPDFKGYIHDVGGPTANFRAPACAKQLKAGACPNKRCLYPEPCKQLNADHGDYLGLLRRLRKLPGVKKVFVRSGIRFDFALADEEHGDAFLRELCAHHVSGQLRVAPEHVSDAVLSVMGKPRNLVYQRFSERFTRVNEQLDKKQYLVPYLMSSHPGSTLDEAVELAEYCRDLGYMPEQVQDFYPTPSTMSTAMYFTGVDPRTMQPVYVPKSPHEKALQRALIQYRDPKNRELVLEALRRAGRMDLVGFGPTCLLRPQGQGGGRDKGKGEAGAKPRAGAKPRAGAKPKTGAKPQAGAKPRPPSSTKPQGGRSGAGASDGRRGKSKAPRRH, encoded by the coding sequence ATGGAAACGGCGTTTCTGCCGGTGACGCGCGAGGAGATGCTGGAGCGCGGCTGGGATCGGGTCGATTTCGCGTTCGTGTCGGGAGACGCGTACGTCGACCATCCCTCGTTCGGCATGGCCATCATCACCCGGCTGCTGGAGGCGAACGGCTACAAGGTGGGCGTCATCGCCCAGCCCGATTGGAACGACCCCCAGAGCATCGCCGTGTTCGGCGAGCCGCGGCTGGGGTTCTTCGTGTCGAGCGGCAACATGGACTCGATGGTGAACCATTACACGGTGGCGAAGAAGCGCCGCCGCAGCGATGCGTACTCCCCGGGCGGCGAGGCGGGCAAGCGCCCGAACCACGCGGCCGTGGTGTACGGCAACCTGATCAGGCGCACGTACAAGAAGACCCCTCTCATCCTCGGCGGCATCGAGGCCAGCTTGCGGCGGCTCGCGCACTACGACTACTGGTCGGACAAGCTCAAGCGCTCCATCCTGCTGGACTCCGGCGCCGACCTCGTGTCGTACGGCATGGGCGAGCACTCCGTCATCGAGATCGCCGACGCGCTGAACGCGGGGCTCGCCATCGAGGACCTCACGTTCATCGACGGCACGGTGTTCCGCGCCTCCTCGCTCGAGCATGTGTACGACGCCGAGACGCTGCCGTCGTTTCCCGCCCTGCAGGCCGACAAGCTGGACTACGCGCGCAGCTTCGCCGTGCAGTACCGAAACAGCGACCCGTTCACCGGCAAGCGCCTCGTGGAACCCTATTCCGACCACGAGTTCGTCGTGCAGAACCCGCCGGCCGCGCCGCTCACGGAAAGCGAGATGGACGCCGTGTACCGGCTGCCGTACGCGCGCACGTACCACCCGATGTACGAGCAGGCCGGGGGCGTGCCGGCCATCAGCGAGGTGAAGTTCAGCCTGACCAGCAACCGCGGCTGCTTCGGCGAGTGCTCGTTCTGCGCGCTCACGTTCCACCAGGGGCGCATCGTGCAGGTGCGCAGCCACGACTCGCTCGTGGAGGAGGCTCAGGCCATCATCGGGGAGCCGGACTTCAAGGGCTACATCCACGATGTGGGCGGCCCGACGGCGAACTTCCGCGCCCCGGCGTGCGCCAAGCAGCTGAAAGCGGGCGCGTGCCCGAACAAACGCTGCCTGTATCCCGAGCCCTGCAAGCAGCTGAACGCCGACCACGGCGACTACCTGGGCCTGCTGCGCCGCCTGCGCAAGCTGCCGGGCGTGAAGAAGGTGTTCGTGCGCTCGGGCATCCGGTTCGACTTCGCGCTGGCCGACGAGGAGCACGGCGACGCGTTCCTCCGCGAGCTGTGCGCCCACCACGTGAGCGGCCAGCTGCGGGTGGCGCCCGAGCACGTGTCGGACGCGGTGCTGTCGGTGATGGGCAAGCCGCGCAACCTCGTGTACCAGCGCTTCTCCGAGCGCTTCACGCGCGTGAACGAGCAGCTGGACAAGAAGCAGTACCTCGTGCCGTACCTCATGTCGTCGCATCCCGGTTCCACGCTCGACGAGGCCGTCGAGCTGGCGGAGTACTGCCGCGACCTCGGCTACATGCCCGAGCAGGTGCAGGACTTCTATCCCACGCCCTCCACGATGTCCACGGCCATGTACTTCACCGGCGTGGACCCGCGCACCATGCAGCCGGTGTACGTGCCGAAGAGCCCGCACGAGAAGGCGCTGCAGCGCGCGCTCATCCAGTACCGCGACCCGAAGAACCGCGAGCTCGTGCTGGAGGCGCTTCGCCGCGCCGGGCGCATGGACCTGGTGGGGTTCGGGCCGACGTGCCTGCTGCGACCCCAGGGGCAGGGCGGCGGCAGGGACAAGGGCAAGGGCGAGGCTGGCGCGAAGCCCCGGGCCGGAGCGAAGCCTCGGGCCGGAGCGAAGCCCAAAACCGGCGCGAAGCCCCAAGCTGGTGCGAAGCCTCGGCCTCCGTCCTCGACGAAGCCCCAGGGTGGGCGCTCGGGCGCTGGCGCTTCCGACGGCCGTCGCGGAAAAAGTAAGGCGCCCCGTCGGCATTGA
- a CDS encoding VOC family protein yields the protein MIDHVSIKVKDVEQAKAFYEAALAPLGYVKGIEYPGGMQLLVEGEPGDVWLAPLPEGADAVPTHLALRAADAAAVAAFYEAALAAGGTDNGAPGPRDYHPGYYAAFVYDPEGNNIEAVIHDWSE from the coding sequence ATGATCGACCATGTGAGCATCAAGGTGAAGGACGTCGAGCAGGCCAAGGCGTTCTACGAGGCCGCGCTTGCCCCGCTGGGGTACGTGAAGGGCATCGAATACCCCGGCGGCATGCAGCTGCTGGTGGAGGGCGAGCCCGGCGACGTGTGGTTGGCCCCGCTGCCCGAGGGCGCCGATGCCGTCCCGACGCACCTCGCGCTGCGCGCGGCCGATGCCGCCGCGGTGGCCGCGTTTTACGAGGCGGCGCTGGCCGCCGGCGGCACGGACAACGGCGCACCCGGCCCGCGCGACTACCATCCGGGTTACTACGCCGCGTTCGTGTACGATCCCGAGGGCAACAACATCGAGGCCGTCATCCACGACTGGTCCGAGTAG
- a CDS encoding TetR/AcrR family transcriptional regulator: MPAIFTEADREELRRRMFDAGWDLIVEKGVRSLRVEDVASRVGIAKGTFYSFFPSKEEFAYSIVKANRRAVMDLFEELCEQEGGRLGRDAMRTWLRSLWYSDRNIYRYATAEDFAYLSRRWPDEHSFDPEVDRVTMGRIMERLEGVRPDADWRVVANLQKGIALMLLDRSLMHAEALDAAVDAVIEAICDELFGRKG, translated from the coding sequence ATGCCCGCGATATTCACCGAGGCCGACCGCGAGGAGCTTCGCCGCCGCATGTTCGACGCCGGGTGGGACCTCATCGTCGAGAAGGGCGTCCGCAGCTTGCGCGTGGAGGACGTGGCGAGCCGGGTCGGCATCGCCAAAGGCACGTTCTACAGCTTCTTCCCCTCGAAGGAGGAGTTCGCGTACTCCATCGTGAAGGCGAATCGCCGCGCGGTCATGGACCTGTTCGAGGAGCTGTGCGAGCAGGAGGGCGGCCGCCTGGGCCGCGACGCCATGCGCACGTGGTTGCGATCGCTGTGGTACAGCGATCGCAACATCTACCGCTACGCCACCGCCGAGGATTTCGCCTACCTCTCCCGGCGTTGGCCCGACGAGCACAGCTTCGACCCCGAGGTCGATCGCGTCACGATGGGCCGGATCATGGAGCGCCTCGAGGGCGTGCGTCCCGATGCGGACTGGCGCGTGGTGGCGAACCTCCAGAAGGGCATCGCGCTCATGCTGCTCGACCGGAGCCTCATGCACGCGGAGGCCCTCGACGCCGCCGTCGACGCCGTCATCGAAGCTATCTGCGACGAGCTGTTCGGCCGGAAGGGCTAA
- a CDS encoding uracil-xanthine permease family protein, producing the protein MSEGKATPTMGAQDSPEAIYDARKLGKPKMAVFGLQHMFAMFGATILVPTLTGLSVSATLLFAGVGTLLFHFISKGKVPAFLGSSFAFIAGYAAIAPNGEADLLPYACLGVACAGLLYLVLSALFKVFGPTRVMRFFPPVVTGPIVISIGLILASSAITNASTNWPIALVAIAIIVIANIWGKGMIKIIPILLGVVGSYVVASAAGVVDFAGVAEAAWIGMPFTWNDTVFSIFGAQFDAGLAITAIITIMPLAFATMIEHIGDVSAISSTCNRNYIAEPGLHRTLLGDGLATILASLFGAPANTTYGENTGVLALTKVFDPRVIRLAALFAIAFSFCPKFAAIIAAMPACVIGGVSLVLYGMISAVGIRNLVENHVDFMKSRNVLITALILVLSLGIAYSTAGAIVVPVGEITISLSGLAVGSIVGIVLNMILPGHEDVAGASDAEDEEMDGPLPLEGNLEELSTQNG; encoded by the coding sequence GTGAGCGAGGGCAAAGCGACGCCGACGATGGGGGCTCAAGACAGTCCCGAGGCAATCTACGACGCACGGAAGCTCGGCAAGCCGAAGATGGCGGTGTTCGGGCTGCAGCACATGTTCGCCATGTTCGGCGCCACCATCCTGGTGCCGACGCTGACCGGCCTGTCCGTTTCCGCGACGCTACTGTTCGCGGGCGTGGGCACGCTGCTGTTCCACTTCATCTCGAAGGGCAAGGTGCCCGCGTTCCTCGGCTCGTCGTTCGCGTTCATCGCGGGCTACGCGGCCATCGCGCCGAACGGCGAGGCCGACCTGCTGCCGTACGCCTGCCTGGGCGTGGCGTGCGCGGGTCTGCTGTACCTCGTGCTGTCGGCGCTGTTCAAGGTGTTCGGGCCCACGCGCGTCATGCGCTTCTTCCCGCCCGTGGTCACCGGCCCCATCGTGATCTCCATCGGCCTCATCCTGGCCAGCTCGGCCATCACGAACGCGTCGACGAACTGGCCCATCGCGCTCGTGGCCATCGCCATCATCGTCATCGCGAACATCTGGGGCAAGGGCATGATCAAGATCATCCCCATCCTGTTGGGCGTGGTGGGGTCGTACGTCGTGGCGTCCGCCGCAGGTGTCGTGGACTTCGCGGGCGTTGCTGAGGCGGCGTGGATCGGCATGCCGTTCACCTGGAACGATACGGTGTTCTCCATCTTCGGTGCGCAGTTCGACGCGGGTCTGGCCATCACGGCCATCATCACCATCATGCCGCTGGCGTTCGCCACGATGATCGAGCACATCGGCGACGTGTCGGCCATCAGCTCCACCTGCAACCGCAACTACATCGCCGAGCCCGGCCTGCATCGCACGCTGCTGGGCGACGGCCTGGCCACCATCCTCGCGTCGCTGTTCGGCGCGCCGGCGAACACGACGTACGGCGAGAACACGGGCGTGCTGGCGCTGACGAAGGTGTTCGACCCGCGCGTCATCCGCCTGGCGGCGCTGTTCGCCATCGCGTTCTCGTTCTGCCCGAAGTTCGCTGCCATCATCGCGGCCATGCCGGCCTGCGTCATCGGCGGCGTGTCGCTTGTGCTGTACGGCATGATCTCGGCGGTGGGCATCCGCAACCTCGTGGAGAACCACGTCGACTTCATGAAGAGCCGCAACGTGCTGATCACGGCGCTCATCCTCGTGCTGTCGCTGGGCATCGCGTACAGCACGGCGGGCGCCATCGTGGTGCCGGTGGGCGAGATCACCATCTCGCTGTCGGGCCTGGCCGTGGGATCGATCGTGGGCATCGTGTTGAACATGATCCTTCCCGGGCACGAGGACGTGGCCGGCGCGAGCGACGCGGAAGACGAGGAGATGGACGGCCCTCTGCCGTTGGAAGGTAATCTCGAAGAGTTGAGCACGCAGAACGGCTGA
- a CDS encoding ABC transporter ATP-binding protein, translated as MGRLKESIDRLTFGNPRRCVRFVLWRFLDSLVTSVPSVVMVVATWLLVQPIVHPGAALDFVALWACVAVLAAQVLASYATSHKVYVLSCAGTADAVLDARLAMGEKLRRLPLGFYQRHDAGDIDSVLLRDYETVENYGAEVLSQAGMIAAKTTLSAVVLAFFDWRLAVATFAVVPCALPFLWKGFNAMAQSSGRLTKASQECSSRTIEYVAGIRTLKAFNLAGTRFDSLRASFEELRKASLGKEEASRPVGVFGRALLLAGAGVVMLAGCALLQAQAVHPFVLLMFLLLALGIYEPIVTLFYFLSDFGNADAAGKRIERLLAEPELPEPPAEEPVAPHGHDIAFDDVSFSYGGDERALEHVSLTIPEGGLTALVGPSGSGKSTVAKLAARFWDPQAGTVTLGGADLARRAADDVLAGTSVVFQDVFLFHDTVAENIRMGRADATDEDVREAARLAACLDFIEALPDGFDTVVGEGGCTLSGGEKQRISIARALLKDAPVVLLDEATSSLDPANEVAVQQAIVELVKRKTVVAIAHRLQSVRDADNIVVLDGGRVESQGTHDELLARSPLYAALWAEQQRANGWKIKSEASPRP; from the coding sequence ATGGGACGCCTGAAAGAAAGCATCGACCGGCTCACCTTCGGCAACCCGCGACGCTGCGTGCGCTTCGTGCTGTGGCGCTTCCTCGACTCGCTCGTGACGTCCGTGCCGTCCGTGGTCATGGTGGTGGCCACCTGGCTGCTCGTGCAGCCGATCGTCCATCCGGGCGCCGCGCTCGACTTCGTCGCGCTGTGGGCCTGCGTCGCGGTGCTGGCGGCGCAGGTGCTGGCCTCCTACGCCACGTCGCACAAGGTCTACGTGCTGTCGTGCGCCGGCACGGCCGACGCCGTGCTCGACGCGCGGCTGGCCATGGGCGAGAAGCTGCGCCGGCTGCCGCTCGGGTTCTACCAGCGCCACGACGCGGGGGACATCGACAGCGTGCTGCTGCGCGATTACGAGACGGTGGAGAACTACGGCGCCGAGGTGCTGTCGCAAGCGGGCATGATCGCGGCGAAGACCACGCTGTCGGCCGTGGTGCTGGCCTTCTTCGACTGGCGCCTAGCCGTAGCCACCTTCGCGGTGGTGCCCTGTGCGCTGCCCTTCCTCTGGAAGGGGTTCAATGCGATGGCGCAGAGCAGCGGGCGCTTGACGAAAGCCTCCCAGGAATGCTCGTCGCGCACCATCGAGTACGTGGCAGGCATCCGCACGCTCAAAGCGTTCAACCTCGCAGGCACCCGCTTCGACTCGCTGCGCGCCAGCTTCGAAGAGCTGAGGAAGGCATCGCTCGGCAAGGAGGAGGCCAGCCGACCGGTGGGCGTGTTCGGCCGCGCGCTGCTGCTCGCCGGCGCCGGCGTGGTCATGTTGGCCGGATGCGCGCTGCTCCAAGCGCAGGCGGTGCACCCGTTCGTGCTGCTCATGTTCCTGCTCCTGGCGCTCGGCATCTACGAGCCCATCGTGACCCTGTTCTACTTCCTGTCCGATTTCGGCAACGCGGACGCCGCGGGAAAGCGCATCGAGCGCCTGCTCGCCGAGCCCGAGCTTCCCGAGCCACCCGCGGAGGAGCCGGTCGCGCCACACGGGCACGACATCGCGTTCGACGACGTGAGCTTCTCCTACGGCGGCGACGAACGCGCGCTGGAGCACGTGAGCCTGACCATCCCCGAGGGAGGCCTCACGGCGCTCGTGGGACCCTCGGGTTCGGGCAAGTCGACGGTGGCGAAGCTGGCCGCGCGCTTTTGGGACCCGCAAGCGGGGACGGTGACGCTCGGCGGGGCGGATCTCGCGCGCAGGGCCGCCGACGACGTGCTGGCCGGCACGAGCGTGGTGTTCCAGGACGTGTTCCTGTTCCACGACACCGTGGCCGAGAACATCCGCATGGGCCGCGCCGACGCCACCGACGAGGACGTGCGCGAGGCGGCGCGCCTGGCCGCCTGCCTCGATTTCATCGAGGCGCTGCCCGACGGCTTCGACACCGTGGTGGGCGAAGGCGGCTGCACGCTGTCGGGCGGCGAGAAGCAGCGCATCTCCATCGCCCGCGCGCTGCTGAAGGACGCGCCGGTCGTGCTCCTGGACGAGGCCACCAGCTCGCTCGATCCCGCCAACGAGGTGGCCGTCCAGCAGGCGATCGTCGAGTTGGTGAAGCGCAAGACCGTGGTGGCCATCGCGCACCGCCTGCAATCCGTGCGCGATGCCGACAACATCGTGGTGCTCGACGGCGGCCGCGTGGAAAGCCAGGGAACCCACGACGAGCTGCTCGCACGCAGCCCCCTGTACGCCGCCCTCTGGGCGGAGCAGCAACGGGCCAACGGCTGGAAGATCAAGTCCGAGGCAAGCCCGCGACCCTAG
- a CDS encoding ABC transporter ATP-binding protein, with protein MATPACKPALRTVFSSAQREFYESLAAGGGARASTGAADEGALPPAAAPEGSQAPAAAPSPAAPAAGPAAPGARPAAEPPAKNARPKQGLARLMELAGSRARPLAGACALAVLSAAARLAPYFTIYLMVRAIILNWNDLGALDLPFLWGLALATVGAAVLHGATGYLSMMLAHRAAFDVLYEVRLQLMDKLARIPSGYFNQVRQGEIKKVLNDDVEKIEGFIAHNLSDTVCAVALPLLTIAALAFVDWRLALLLVVPIVVSFLLLGSALGSPEGAACQRAMAQSREKLNGTTVEFVHGMPVVKVFNRSLAAFGRFEADAREFVGNIKWATWFNARGMGKLYAAVGTQMLLLLPAVLIILPTAASYADFLSTALLFFLVGGGMKEPVMQMITQALGVNGINASVARIDEVLAEPELSQPEHPVEPTAFDLAFEHVTFSYDGKKNAVEDVTFRVPAGSVVGLVGPSGGGKSTLAALGLRFFDPQEGRIALGGVDLRDIAPERLTELASSVFQDSFVLDDTVENNILMGSSAPHERVVAAAEAASIADVIDALPQGYRTVVGAGGTRLSGGEAQRLAIARAMLRDTPLIILDEATAYADAENEAKIQDAFAQLAARKTVLVIAHRMKTVRTADLIVVVDEGRVVGTGTHDDLMDACPLYRSMVDADERKDAWTLTVGKEG; from the coding sequence ATGGCGACGCCCGCGTGCAAACCGGCGCTCAGAACCGTGTTCTCAAGCGCCCAACGGGAGTTCTACGAATCGCTGGCGGCGGGAGGGGGCGCGCGGGCAAGCACGGGCGCCGCAGACGAGGGCGCGCTGCCGCCCGCCGCAGCGCCCGAGGGGTCGCAGGCCCCTGCGGCGGCCCCCTCCCCTGCCGCCCCCGCCGCGGGCCCAGCCGCACCCGGTGCCCGGCCCGCCGCCGAGCCCCCGGCCAAGAACGCCCGCCCCAAGCAGGGCCTCGCACGGCTCATGGAGCTTGCGGGCAGCCGGGCGCGCCCGCTCGCAGGCGCCTGCGCGCTGGCCGTGCTCTCGGCGGCGGCGCGGCTCGCGCCGTACTTCACCATCTACCTCATGGTGCGCGCCATCATCCTGAACTGGAACGACCTGGGCGCGCTCGACCTGCCCTTCCTCTGGGGCCTCGCGCTTGCCACGGTGGGCGCGGCCGTCCTGCACGGCGCAACGGGCTACCTCTCCATGATGCTCGCCCACCGGGCCGCCTTCGACGTGCTGTACGAAGTGCGCCTGCAGCTCATGGACAAGCTCGCCCGCATCCCGTCAGGCTATTTCAACCAGGTGCGCCAAGGGGAGATCAAGAAGGTGCTCAACGACGACGTGGAGAAGATCGAGGGGTTCATCGCCCACAACCTCTCCGACACGGTGTGCGCCGTCGCCCTGCCGCTGCTGACCATCGCCGCCCTCGCGTTCGTCGATTGGCGGCTGGCGTTGCTGCTGGTGGTTCCCATCGTCGTTTCGTTCCTCCTGCTGGGCAGCGCGCTGGGAAGCCCCGAGGGCGCGGCATGCCAGCGGGCCATGGCGCAAAGCCGGGAGAAGCTCAACGGCACCACGGTCGAGTTCGTGCACGGCATGCCGGTGGTCAAGGTGTTCAACCGCAGCTTGGCCGCATTCGGGCGCTTCGAGGCGGACGCACGCGAGTTCGTGGGCAACATCAAGTGGGCCACCTGGTTCAACGCCCGCGGCATGGGCAAGCTCTACGCCGCCGTGGGGACGCAGATGCTCCTGCTGCTGCCCGCCGTGCTCATCATCCTGCCCACGGCGGCGTCCTACGCCGACTTCCTTTCGACGGCGTTGCTGTTCTTCCTGGTGGGAGGCGGCATGAAGGAGCCGGTCATGCAGATGATCACGCAGGCCCTCGGCGTGAACGGCATCAACGCCTCCGTCGCGCGCATCGACGAGGTGCTGGCCGAGCCCGAGCTCTCGCAACCCGAGCACCCGGTCGAGCCCACGGCGTTCGATCTGGCGTTCGAGCACGTCACGTTCTCCTACGACGGGAAGAAGAACGCCGTGGAAGACGTCACCTTCCGCGTTCCCGCGGGCTCCGTCGTGGGCCTCGTGGGCCCGTCGGGCGGCGGGAAGTCCACCCTCGCGGCGCTCGGCCTGCGCTTCTTCGACCCGCAGGAGGGCCGCATCGCGCTCGGCGGCGTCGACCTGCGGGACATCGCGCCCGAGCGCCTGACCGAGCTGGCCTCCTCGGTGTTCCAGGATTCGTTCGTCCTCGACGACACCGTGGAGAACAACATCCTCATGGGCTCGTCCGCGCCGCACGAGCGCGTGGTCGCCGCCGCCGAAGCCGCCAGCATCGCCGACGTGATCGACGCGCTGCCCCAGGGGTACCGAACCGTCGTCGGCGCAGGCGGCACGCGGCTCTCAGGAGGCGAGGCCCAGCGCCTCGCCATCGCCCGCGCCATGCTGCGCGACACGCCCCTCATCATCCTCGACGAGGCCACGGCCTACGCCGATGCCGAGAACGAGGCGAAGATACAAGATGCGTTCGCCCAGTTGGCCGCCAGGAAAACCGTGCTGGTCATCGCCCACCGCATGAAAACCGTGCGCACCGCCGACCTCATCGTCGTCGTGGACGAGGGGCGCGTGGTCGGCACGGGCACGCACGACGACCTCATGGACGCCTGCCCGCTCTACCGCTCGATGGTGGACGCGGACGAGCGCAAGGACGCGTGGACGCTCACCGTCGGAAAGGAAGGCTGA
- the feoB gene encoding ferrous iron transport protein B: MTTLNDLPIGKTATVAAVGGEGSLRQHFLDMGIIPLVDVTMVKHAPMGDPIEVRIHSYELTLRRDDARNIEIDDVRDGADVRESRASGKPVPHPGLGEGGKFHDRAGENPLPEGTPLTFALVGNQNCGKTTLFNQLTGSNQHVGNFPGVTVDRKDGCIKGHPEALVTDLPGIYSMSPYSSEEVVTRRFLLDERPRGIVNIVDATNVERNLYLTMQLMELGMPMVLALNMMDEVEGNGGTIHVNEMEKLLGIPVIPISASKNEGTAELVDHALHVARFQEPPVRQDFCAPDEHDGAVHRCLHSIMALIEDHAERAGIPPRFAASKLAEGDQLVLDRLDLDQNEKDALEHIICQMEAERGLDRAAAIADMRFSFIGRVCEQTVVKPTESREHARSTRIDKLLTGPFTAIPAFVAIMALVFWLTFNVVGAWLSELLDGGITALTDVVASGLAAAHVNEVLQSLIIDGVFNGVGSVLSFLPTIVTLFFFLSLLEDSGYMARVAFVMDKLLRRIGLSGRSIVPMLVGFGCTVPAVMASRTLPSERDRKMTILLTPFMSCSAKLPIYAFFTAAFFPANGAAVMVGLYFGGIAVGVLVALLMRSSMFSGEAVPFVMELPNYRMPSARNVAQMLWEKAKDFLERAFTIIFLATIVIWFLQTFDFGLNVVADSQDSMLAVVAGWIAPVFAPLGFDDWRISTALVTGVMAKESVVSTLSVLFGSTATLVAAITPLAALGLLVFCLLYTPCIAAIASVKRELGGRWALGMAFGQLGAAWVAAFAVRGVGLSLEEGPAGALTLALGAAVAVLAVLAARRLARKRRAPGAVLGCGASCDGCDGCAQAGAVEVEEEAGARAR, from the coding sequence TTGACAACTCTGAACGATCTTCCTATCGGGAAAACCGCAACCGTGGCCGCGGTGGGCGGCGAGGGGTCGCTTCGACAGCATTTTCTGGACATGGGCATCATCCCGCTGGTCGACGTGACCATGGTGAAGCATGCGCCCATGGGCGACCCGATCGAGGTGCGCATCCACAGCTACGAGCTGACGTTGCGGCGCGACGACGCGCGCAACATCGAGATCGACGACGTGCGCGACGGTGCCGACGTGCGGGAGAGCCGCGCGTCGGGCAAGCCCGTCCCGCATCCGGGCCTGGGCGAGGGCGGCAAGTTCCACGACCGGGCGGGCGAGAACCCGCTGCCGGAGGGCACGCCGCTCACCTTCGCGCTCGTGGGCAACCAGAACTGCGGCAAGACCACGCTGTTCAACCAGCTGACCGGCTCGAACCAGCACGTGGGCAACTTTCCCGGCGTGACGGTGGATCGCAAGGACGGCTGCATCAAGGGCCATCCCGAGGCGCTCGTCACCGACTTGCCGGGCATCTACTCCATGTCGCCGTACTCGAGCGAGGAGGTGGTCACGCGCCGTTTCCTGCTGGACGAGCGCCCGCGCGGCATCGTTAACATCGTGGACGCCACGAACGTCGAGCGCAACCTGTACCTGACGATGCAGCTCATGGAGCTGGGCATGCCCATGGTGCTGGCCCTCAACATGATGGACGAGGTGGAGGGCAACGGCGGCACCATCCACGTGAACGAGATGGAGAAGCTGCTGGGCATCCCCGTCATCCCCATCTCGGCGTCCAAGAACGAGGGCACGGCCGAGCTGGTGGACCACGCCCTGCACGTGGCGCGGTTCCAGGAGCCGCCCGTGCGCCAGGACTTCTGCGCGCCCGACGAGCACGACGGAGCCGTCCATCGCTGTCTGCACAGCATCATGGCGCTCATCGAGGACCATGCCGAGCGCGCGGGCATCCCGCCGCGGTTCGCCGCGAGCAAGCTGGCCGAAGGCGACCAGCTGGTGCTCGATCGGCTCGACCTCGACCAGAACGAGAAGGACGCGCTCGAGCACATCATCTGCCAGATGGAGGCCGAACGCGGCCTCGACCGCGCGGCGGCCATCGCCGACATGCGGTTCAGCTTCATCGGCCGCGTGTGCGAGCAAACGGTGGTGAAGCCGACCGAGAGTCGCGAACACGCGCGCAGCACGCGCATCGACAAGCTGCTGACCGGCCCCTTCACGGCCATCCCCGCGTTCGTCGCCATCATGGCGCTCGTGTTCTGGCTCACGTTCAACGTGGTGGGGGCGTGGTTGTCCGAGCTGCTCGACGGCGGGATCACGGCGCTCACCGACGTGGTGGCGTCGGGGCTTGCGGCGGCGCACGTGAACGAGGTGCTGCAATCGCTCATCATCGACGGCGTGTTCAACGGCGTGGGCAGCGTGCTGAGCTTCCTGCCCACCATCGTCACGCTGTTCTTCTTCCTGTCGCTGCTGGAGGATTCCGGCTACATGGCGCGCGTGGCGTTCGTCATGGACAAGCTGCTGCGGCGCATCGGGCTGTCGGGGCGCAGCATCGTGCCCATGCTCGTGGGCTTCGGCTGCACGGTGCCGGCGGTCATGGCCAGCCGCACGCTGCCGTCCGAGCGCGACCGCAAGATGACCATCCTGCTGACGCCGTTCATGAGCTGCTCGGCCAAGCTGCCCATCTACGCGTTCTTCACGGCGGCGTTCTTCCCGGCGAACGGGGCGGCGGTGATGGTGGGCCTGTACTTCGGCGGCATCGCGGTGGGCGTGCTCGTGGCGCTGCTCATGCGCTCGTCGATGTTCTCGGGCGAGGCGGTGCCGTTCGTCATGGAGCTGCCGAACTACCGCATGCCCAGCGCGCGCAACGTGGCGCAGATGCTGTGGGAGAAGGCGAAGGACTTCCTTGAGCGCGCGTTCACCATCATCTTCCTGGCCACGATCGTCATCTGGTTCTTGCAGACGTTCGACTTCGGGCTGAACGTGGTGGCGGACTCGCAGGACAGCATGCTGGCCGTGGTGGCCGGCTGGATCGCTCCGGTGTTCGCGCCGCTCGGCTTCGACGACTGGCGCATCTCGACGGCGCTCGTCACGGGCGTCATGGCGAAGGAGAGCGTCGTGTCCACGCTGTCGGTGCTGTTCGGCAGCACGGCCACGCTCGTGGCGGCCATCACGCCGCTCGCGGCGCTCGGCCTGCTGGTGTTCTGCCTGCTGTACACGCCCTGCATCGCGGCCATCGCATCGGTGAAGCGCGAGCTGGGCGGCCGATGGGCGCTCGGGATGGCGTTCGGGCAGCTGGGCGCGGCGTGGGTTGCGGCGTTCGCGGTGCGCGGCGTGGGATTGTCGCTGGAGGAGGGCCCGGCGGGGGCGCTGACGCTCGCGTTGGGCGCGGCCGTCGCCGTGCTGGCGGTGCTCGCGGCGCGGCGCCTGGCGCGCAAGCGGCGCGCGCCGGGCGCCGTGCTGGGCTGCGGCGCGTCATGCGACGGTTGCGACGGCTGCGCGCAAGCGGGCGCGGTCGAGGTCGAGGAGGAGGCCGGCGCGCGGGCGCGGTAG